AGCTCTTGGGCTGCGAGGAGCTGAAGCTCTTGGTCTCGTCATTCACCAGAAAGCGCGAAGGCCGGTGAGAACAAATGTGTTCGCAATCTAGGCTAAGTTGAGTCTTGGGAGGGATTCATCCACAGATTACACAGATTACGCAGATTGGAGGAAGGTGTATCGATAGCGTGGGAGAGTTCTGGCGAGGCGTGCGTCCAGGCTGCATCGTGCGTATTTGGCTCGGCTTGTTTGGCTAATCTGCGTAATCTGCGTAATCTGCGGACAAAAGAGGGTTTGAGCAGAATGGGTGCCGATTATTGCGGGCTCTGTGGGGATACTGGCAACATGCAGCAAGCTCTTGGGCTGCGAGGAGCTGAAGCTCTTGGTCTCGTCATTCACCAGGAAGCGCGAAGGCCGGTGAGAGCAAATGTGTTCGCGATCTAGGCTAAGTTGAGTCTTGGGAGGGATTCATCCACAGATTACACAGATTACGCAGATTGGAGGGGGATGGGTCGGTAGGGTGGAGAAGTTCTCGCTCGATGGCGGTCCGGCTTGTATCATGTGTAGCTTCTCCGGTTAATCTGCGTAATCTGTGTAATCTGCGGACAAAAGAGGGTTTGAGCAGAATGGGTGCCGATTAGGAGGATTGAGGGCAATGTTGATGTTCTTGTCGCCGTTTGACCCGTTTTGGATGACGAAGCTTAAGGGCTGCGTCTTCGCCGCTTTCGATACGCCCCCGTGCGCTGTGTGCCTCGCGTGGAAGGGCAAAGTGATATACAAGATAGAGCTTGGAGCAGACACGGAGAGTCGCAAGTTCGTCCTCAAGATACCCGAAATGATGGGCCGTCGTCGGAAAGCGCCAGCAGCGGTGGTGAGACAGATTCGCAGACATCTCTCTGGCGAGGGAGTGCCGGATTACTCGGCCGTGATTCTGGACCCCGCTATCGGAGCTGATTTTCAACGGCGTATCTGGGAGGTGACGAGGGCCGTGCCCTACGGCGAAACCAGAAGCTACAAATGGCTTGCAGGGGAAGCTGGCAGCCCGAGGGCATATCGCGCAGTCGGTCAGGCGATGGCCAAGAATCCTTTCCCGCTTGTGGTGCCCTGCCACCGCGTCGTCGCATCCGACGGCTCGCTCGGCGGCTTCTCCGGCGGCCTGGAGCTGAAAAAGGCCCTGCTCGACCTGGAGGGGTCAGTCT
Above is a window of bacterium DNA encoding:
- a CDS encoding MGMT family protein, whose translation is MLMFLSPFDPFWMTKLKGCVFAAFDTPPCAVCLAWKGKVIYKIELGADTESRKFVLKIPEMMGRRRKAPAAVVRQIRRHLSGEGVPDYSAVILDPAIGADFQRRIWEVTRAVPYGETRSYKWLAGEAGSPRAYRAVGQAMAKNPFPLVVPCHRVVASDGSLGGFSGGLELKKALLDLEGSVCRRELPGSAHLWHPDR